In a single window of the Phycisphaerales bacterium genome:
- a CDS encoding dockerin type I repeat-containing protein, with the protein MARAQALVVTALAVALLGGMFNASAWGASVTVSLVNPGPMQVTPGTPITLEVRATFDTRLSGIAFRLSAAGAPGALLTARSLNPTGPNGLTYVSRTSQNPFQANLPHDLKSAAVREVAYDNDFGGLPGSAGDGLAPGAGVLIEEITIVPSGTGVLTIVLSEVSAVHTTQAPHGKLFEHAAIGTGQVQVFVGAGLFGDLNGDGVVNFVDFTALAGCLNGPFVGFPPPGCSPLNFSLADLEGDGDVDMSDFALFQAVFGTTR; encoded by the coding sequence ATGGCTCGTGCTCAAGCACTTGTCGTAACCGCTCTCGCTGTGGCATTGCTGGGCGGCATGTTCAACGCGTCCGCGTGGGGCGCATCCGTCACTGTTTCCCTCGTCAATCCCGGCCCCATGCAGGTTACGCCCGGGACGCCTATTACTCTGGAAGTGCGGGCCACATTCGATACGCGGCTCTCCGGGATCGCCTTCCGGCTCAGCGCTGCCGGGGCACCGGGGGCGCTGTTGACCGCGCGCTCGCTCAATCCCACCGGACCCAACGGACTCACGTACGTCTCGCGCACATCGCAAAACCCCTTTCAAGCCAACTTGCCGCACGACTTGAAGTCTGCCGCGGTGCGTGAAGTGGCCTACGACAACGATTTCGGCGGCCTGCCGGGCAGTGCGGGGGATGGTCTCGCGCCCGGAGCGGGTGTCCTGATTGAGGAAATCACGATTGTCCCCTCCGGCACCGGCGTCTTGACCATTGTGTTGTCGGAGGTGAGCGCGGTGCATACGACCCAGGCACCGCACGGAAAGTTGTTCGAGCATGCGGCCATCGGCACAGGGCAGGTGCAGGTATTTGTCGGCGCGGGGTTGTTCGGTGATTTGAACGGCGACGGGGTGGTCAATTTCGTGGACTTTACGGCCTTGGCGGGCTGCCTGAACGGCCCGTTCGTCGGATTCCCGCCGCCGGGCTGCTCGCCGCTCAACTTCAGTTTGGCGGACCTTGAAGGCGACGGTGATGTGGACATGTCGGATTTCGCCTTGTTCCAGGCCGTCTTCGGAACCACGCGGTAA
- a CDS encoding FAD-dependent oxidoreductase encodes MAVSLFARWWQRRNASQRLSRRDFLAGAGAVSATVLLGRLPGCTVPPRGPAAQPGSADRRIIIIGAGFAGLAAAYELRQAGCEVVVLEARRRVGGRVLSFGDLVPGKTAEGGAELIGANHPQWLDYADRFGLDFLAVEEDELEFSVTLNGRRLTAAEVDAVFEELETVLGRLTDLARPIDADRPWLSTDAARLDQQSVAEWLAAQRDISPLCRRAFEVQLEADNTVPLVRQSLLGLLACIRGGGLEKYWTESEAFRCRGGNQQLAHRLRAALGEEHLRLECPVAAVRSDDRGVVVEAASGECLTADAVVVAVPPSVWDRIRFEPALPAQLRPQMGVAVKYLAAVARPFWSAAGLSPWSFGDGPVSWTWEGTAGQSRPAGPAVLVSFSGGAAAEACRRFPTDTRDVRYAQELERVYPGFTAERQTARFMDWPSDPWTRAGYSFPAPGQVTLQGPILHAGLGPVHFAGEHVCYKFIGYMEGALQSGVAVARRVLSAPATARVAMATR; translated from the coding sequence ATGGCAGTTTCTTTGTTTGCGCGCTGGTGGCAGCGGCGCAATGCCTCCCAGCGCCTGTCCCGCCGGGACTTCCTCGCTGGAGCCGGGGCTGTTTCGGCCACGGTCCTGCTGGGCCGCCTGCCCGGGTGTACCGTGCCGCCGCGCGGGCCAGCCGCCCAGCCGGGCAGCGCCGATCGCCGCATCATTATCATCGGCGCCGGATTCGCTGGTCTGGCCGCCGCTTACGAGCTGCGGCAGGCGGGTTGTGAGGTTGTCGTCCTCGAAGCCCGCCGGCGTGTTGGTGGCCGCGTGCTCAGCTTCGGCGACCTGGTTCCGGGGAAAACGGCCGAGGGCGGTGCCGAGCTGATTGGCGCGAACCATCCGCAGTGGCTCGATTATGCCGATCGCTTCGGTCTCGACTTTCTCGCGGTGGAGGAGGACGAACTGGAGTTTTCGGTCACCCTCAACGGTCGGCGGCTCACGGCGGCAGAAGTGGATGCCGTCTTTGAAGAGCTCGAGACGGTCTTGGGTCGGCTTACGGATCTGGCCCGGCCCATCGACGCCGACCGTCCCTGGTTGAGCACGGACGCAGCGCGGTTGGACCAGCAGAGTGTGGCCGAGTGGCTCGCGGCGCAGCGCGATATTTCGCCTTTGTGCCGCCGCGCGTTTGAGGTGCAACTCGAAGCCGACAACACCGTACCCCTGGTGCGGCAGAGTCTGCTTGGTCTGCTTGCTTGCATCCGAGGCGGCGGGCTGGAGAAATACTGGACCGAAAGCGAGGCGTTCCGGTGCCGCGGGGGCAACCAACAGCTTGCGCACCGGCTGCGTGCCGCGCTCGGCGAAGAGCACCTGCGGTTGGAGTGTCCGGTCGCAGCGGTTCGCAGTGACGACCGCGGAGTTGTCGTGGAAGCGGCTTCGGGCGAGTGCCTCACCGCGGACGCTGTCGTCGTCGCGGTGCCCCCGAGTGTCTGGGACCGCATTCGGTTTGAGCCCGCTCTGCCGGCCCAGTTGCGTCCACAGATGGGTGTCGCGGTGAAGTATCTCGCGGCGGTGGCACGGCCGTTTTGGAGCGCTGCGGGCCTGTCACCGTGGAGCTTCGGTGACGGGCCGGTTAGCTGGACATGGGAAGGCACCGCCGGTCAGTCCCGACCCGCCGGTCCGGCCGTGCTGGTTTCGTTTTCGGGCGGTGCCGCGGCCGAGGCGTGCCGTCGATTTCCGACGGACACACGCGACGTGCGATACGCCCAGGAGTTGGAACGAGTGTATCCCGGCTTCACGGCCGAGCGACAGACAGCGCGCTTCATGGACTGGCCATCCGATCCTTGGACCCGGGCGGGCTACTCGTTCCCGGCGCCGGGCCAGGTCACCTTGCAAGGGCCGATCCTGCACGCGGGCTTGGGGCCGGTGCATTTCGCGGGCGAGCATGTCTGCTACAAGTTCATCGGGTACATGGAAGGTGCGCTGCAATCGGGCGTCGCTGTCGCACGGCGGGTGCTGAGCGCGCCTGCGACTGCGCGGGTCGCGATGGCAACTCGATGA
- a CDS encoding winged helix-turn-helix transcriptional regulator: MNELTLHPIERYQARAQVAKALAHPTRLLILDALSQRECCVCELTAWLHVDQSTVSKHLAVLRNAGIVADRKEGTMTFYRLKICCLQGLWECIENVLKDNLRTQQAAISA, from the coding sequence ATGAACGAATTGACCCTCCATCCGATCGAGCGCTACCAAGCCCGGGCCCAGGTTGCCAAGGCCTTGGCGCACCCCACTCGCCTATTAATCTTGGATGCGCTCAGCCAGCGCGAGTGCTGCGTATGCGAGCTCACCGCGTGGCTGCATGTCGATCAGTCCACAGTTTCGAAGCACCTTGCGGTCTTGCGCAACGCCGGCATCGTGGCCGATCGCAAAGAGGGGACCATGACCTTTTATCGACTTAAAATCTGCTGCCTGCAGGGATTATGGGAATGTATCGAGAACGTGTTGAAGGACAACTTGCGGACCCAGCAGGCCGCGATCAGCGCCTGA
- a CDS encoding permease has product MKTWSSSARTTAIFLLMLTVFLLAFFLPFAQLPTTGALPSASREALLMLQDYAQHHVILCLIPALFIAGAIACFVSQAAVIKYFGARAHKAVAYSVAAVSGTILAACSCTILPLFAGIYKRGAGLGPATAFLYSGPAINVLAIILTARVLGWELGLARAIGAVVFAVAIGLAMHLIYRKEEAARSSAGKLALPDDEKGRSLGLTALYFAALIGVLVFANWARPSEYTFTTIAGDKIQAVVVAVPEPGTDHAPHWRLTLTAGATVGEELLLPQREVASFTPVPSVMATLWRVKWVLTGLCLLGVVVMNALWFTRTELHEWFASTWSFAKLILPLLFVGVLVAGLLLGRPGHPALIPESWIAGLLGGNGLGANLFAAVAGALMYFATLTEVPIIEGLLGAGMGRGPALALLLAGPALSLPNMLVIRSVMGTQKTVVYVVLVVVLSTTAGLIYGSYAA; this is encoded by the coding sequence ATGAAGACGTGGAGCTCAAGTGCCCGGACGACTGCCATTTTCCTGCTGATGCTGACGGTCTTTCTGCTGGCTTTTTTTCTGCCTTTTGCCCAGCTCCCAACGACTGGTGCCCTTCCATCCGCGTCGCGCGAAGCACTCCTGATGCTGCAGGACTACGCCCAGCATCACGTCATCCTCTGTCTCATCCCCGCGCTGTTCATTGCCGGCGCCATCGCATGCTTCGTCTCGCAGGCCGCGGTGATTAAGTACTTCGGCGCCAGGGCACACAAGGCCGTCGCCTACTCGGTAGCCGCGGTCTCGGGGACTATCCTGGCGGCCTGTTCATGCACGATCCTGCCGTTGTTCGCAGGGATCTACAAGCGTGGGGCGGGTCTTGGACCGGCCACGGCGTTCCTGTATTCCGGACCAGCGATCAACGTACTGGCGATCATCCTGACGGCGCGCGTCCTGGGGTGGGAGTTGGGGCTGGCACGCGCCATCGGGGCGGTCGTGTTCGCCGTCGCGATCGGCCTCGCGATGCATCTGATCTATCGCAAGGAGGAGGCCGCACGCTCAAGCGCAGGCAAACTCGCCCTGCCGGACGATGAGAAAGGCCGGTCGCTCGGACTGACGGCACTCTATTTCGCAGCGCTGATCGGTGTGCTGGTCTTCGCCAACTGGGCTCGACCAAGCGAGTACACCTTCACCACGATCGCCGGGGACAAAATCCAAGCGGTCGTGGTGGCAGTGCCAGAGCCGGGTACGGACCACGCACCACACTGGCGACTGACCTTGACGGCGGGAGCGACTGTGGGCGAGGAATTGCTCCTGCCGCAGCGTGAGGTGGCTAGTTTCACACCGGTTCCCAGTGTGATGGCGACGCTCTGGCGGGTGAAGTGGGTACTGACGGGGCTGTGCCTGCTCGGGGTGGTCGTGATGAATGCCCTCTGGTTTACGCGCACCGAACTGCATGAGTGGTTCGCGAGCACGTGGTCGTTCGCGAAGCTGATTCTGCCGCTGCTGTTCGTGGGCGTGCTGGTAGCGGGACTGCTGCTGGGGCGGCCCGGGCATCCGGCGTTGATCCCCGAGAGCTGGATCGCCGGACTGCTGGGCGGTAATGGCCTGGGTGCCAATCTGTTCGCTGCGGTGGCCGGTGCCCTCATGTATTTCGCCACACTGACCGAAGTGCCGATCATCGAGGGGCTGCTGGGGGCAGGCATGGGGCGCGGACCGGCGCTCGCGCTGTTACTCGCGGGACCGGCGTTATCGCTGCCGAACATGCTCGTCATCCGCTCGGTCATGGGAACGCAGAAGACCGTCGTTTACGTCGTCCTGGTCGTGGTGCTCTCCACGACGGCTGGACTGATCTATGGTTCGTACGCTGCCTGA
- a CDS encoding TM0996/MTH895 family glutaredoxin-like protein — protein MKIVVLGTGCPKCHALADAAKKVADQLGIAYTLERVTDIGKITDYGVMMTPALVIDGKVKVVGKVPSESELSQLLQKS, from the coding sequence ATGAAAATCGTAGTCCTTGGAACCGGTTGTCCGAAGTGCCACGCGCTGGCCGACGCTGCGAAGAAGGTCGCCGACCAATTGGGGATCGCCTACACGCTCGAGCGCGTAACTGATATCGGCAAGATCACCGATTACGGCGTCATGATGACGCCCGCACTCGTGATCGACGGCAAGGTGAAAGTCGTCGGCAAGGTGCCGAGCGAGTCGGAGTTAAGCCAGCTACTACAGAAGTCCTGA
- a CDS encoding putative zinc-binding protein — translation MVSSGCQGQEAEVLAFTCAGAAYSGQIANRVGVLLAQEGVARLFCTAAVAARIPDKLQRAGAAAGRIVIDGCDAHCARKVLEAADLPVDLHVDVTALGLEKQPENPHFVLHTRRVADHARTTLSASASKQ, via the coding sequence ATGGTATCGAGCGGTTGCCAGGGGCAGGAAGCCGAAGTGTTGGCCTTCACTTGCGCCGGCGCCGCCTACAGCGGGCAGATCGCCAATCGCGTCGGCGTGCTTCTGGCGCAGGAAGGTGTCGCGAGGTTGTTCTGCACCGCGGCTGTCGCTGCACGGATACCCGATAAGCTGCAACGCGCCGGTGCCGCGGCCGGTCGTATCGTCATTGATGGCTGCGATGCGCACTGTGCGCGGAAAGTGCTCGAAGCCGCTGACCTTCCCGTCGATCTGCACGTCGATGTCACGGCACTCGGCCTCGAGAAGCAGCCGGAGAATCCCCATTTTGTACTCCACACCCGGCGCGTCGCGGATCATGCGAGGACTACGCTCTCCGCATCAGCAAGTAAGCAGTGA
- a CDS encoding sulfite exporter TauE/SafE family protein, whose product MPEFLVGVAAAAWIGLLTAISPCPLATNVAAISFIGRRVASPRAALVTGLLYTVGRTVVYIGIAAALVSGLLAAPAASGFLQKYMNKILGPLLILLGMFLLGLIHWQSRGSDLGARLGTRVSGCGVWSGLALGVLFALSFCPASAALYFAGLVPLAIQHESRVLLPMVYGVTTALPVVAFAILIVCSASAMARLFNQITAFERWARRVTGVLFILLGAYFTLAHIFRVMPAGW is encoded by the coding sequence ATGCCCGAATTCCTCGTTGGCGTGGCGGCCGCTGCCTGGATCGGCCTGCTTACCGCGATCAGTCCCTGTCCGTTGGCAACCAACGTGGCCGCCATCTCGTTCATCGGGCGGCGTGTCGCGAGCCCGCGCGCGGCGCTGGTGACCGGCCTGCTCTACACGGTGGGGCGCACGGTCGTTTACATCGGCATCGCCGCGGCGCTGGTGTCGGGCTTGCTGGCGGCGCCGGCGGCGTCCGGCTTCCTCCAGAAGTACATGAACAAGATACTCGGCCCGCTGCTGATCCTGCTGGGCATGTTTCTGCTCGGGTTGATCCACTGGCAGAGCCGCGGGTCCGACCTCGGAGCGCGGCTGGGCACGCGCGTCTCCGGTTGTGGCGTCTGGTCAGGTCTGGCGCTGGGCGTGCTCTTCGCGCTGTCCTTCTGCCCCGCGTCTGCGGCGCTCTACTTCGCCGGACTCGTTCCGCTGGCGATACAACACGAGTCACGCGTGCTGCTGCCGATGGTCTACGGCGTGACCACCGCGTTGCCGGTGGTCGCATTCGCGATTCTGATCGTGTGCAGCGCGAGCGCCATGGCACGCCTGTTCAACCAGATTACGGCGTTTGAGCGCTGGGCGCGCCGCGTGACGGGGGTGCTCTTTATTCTGCTCGGCGCGTATTTCACGCTGGCACATATCTTTCGAGTAATGCCGGCCGGTTGGTGA
- the rdgC gene encoding recombination-associated protein RdgC produces the protein MAFASGAVTCRRFAITGPFPESCDDALLRALQNRTFGRAPVQSDDTQMGWIGPGHLFETDLAAERLIYGDYVHLALRVDTLRAPAGVVRAYVQLEEEALRTASGRPYLSKGEQRQARLTARERATQEAHNGDFRRMRSYPVLIDVAHRMVYLGTSGNSAADRLMALFGDTCGASLQPLTPEELATRYAQRAGRARALEGVTPGVLVEPPQGYEESAGGFRGDVNFLGKEFLTWLWAQADANDGPVQLRSGDDVTVLFDKLLRMKCDFGLTGVDTIAADQPTTLPEARGAGDREATRACRTGARQPSGRVRADADERYLCHLRPGVAGRRGRTRSARAVRAAV, from the coding sequence ATGGCTTTCGCTTCCGGCGCGGTCACCTGCCGCCGCTTCGCCATTACCGGCCCGTTCCCCGAGTCCTGCGATGACGCGCTGCTGCGCGCTCTGCAGAACCGCACCTTCGGACGCGCGCCGGTACAATCCGACGACACGCAGATGGGCTGGATCGGGCCGGGGCACCTCTTTGAAACCGACCTCGCAGCCGAGCGACTGATCTACGGTGACTACGTTCATCTGGCGCTGCGCGTGGACACCCTGCGGGCACCGGCCGGTGTCGTGCGGGCCTACGTGCAACTCGAAGAGGAAGCACTGCGCACCGCCTCGGGACGCCCCTACCTGAGCAAGGGCGAGCAGCGACAGGCCCGACTCACGGCCCGGGAGCGTGCAACACAGGAAGCCCACAACGGCGACTTCCGCCGCATGCGCAGCTACCCCGTACTGATCGATGTGGCCCATCGCATGGTGTACCTGGGCACCTCAGGGAACAGTGCGGCCGACCGGTTGATGGCGCTGTTCGGTGATACGTGTGGGGCGAGTCTTCAGCCGCTGACACCCGAGGAACTGGCCACGCGCTACGCGCAGCGCGCCGGTCGGGCGCGTGCCCTGGAGGGCGTAACCCCCGGCGTGCTGGTTGAACCGCCGCAGGGCTACGAGGAAAGCGCCGGCGGGTTCCGCGGCGACGTGAATTTCCTGGGCAAGGAGTTTCTGACCTGGCTGTGGGCGCAGGCCGATGCCAATGACGGCCCGGTGCAATTGCGCTCCGGCGACGACGTCACCGTGCTGTTCGACAAGTTGCTACGGATGAAGTGCGACTTCGGGCTCACTGGCGTGGATACCATCGCGGCCGATCAGCCAACCACGCTGCCCGAAGCGCGCGGCGCTGGGGATCGGGAAGCAACCCGTGCGTGCCGGACTGGTGCTCGGCAGCCCTCTGGGCGAGTTCGCGCTGACGCTGACGAGCGATACCTTTGCCATCTCCGGCCTGGTGTTGCCGGAAGACGCGGCCGAACGCGATCCGCGCGTGCGGTTCGAGCAGCGGTTTGA
- a CDS encoding DNA translocase FtsK 4TM domain-containing protein — translation MATTLRTDERSAALRFCLVALGWLVCLFGWACLLSFHVADPPATVIWQHSTDVRNLCGPLGAWLAYHAFELFGVAAYPMMALLHGAVLAAGRPGRLNDLWLRFFGTLLVLASSAALGRVFLTPTDRWTLDGPGGILGQATAGLLLPYLDQFGTVLILALVLLVGLLLAADNLVMAVLRGLRWAGTQSGPVLVRGGTAVAGAGAAVVQTVAHTLTTREDAPRTHVRPAGVRVLKNVQRGRGDAAGPSPSRRDHATVEPPHGRRPAAVPEPEEADEEDDPAALAEEEEEFEETDEEVVDEESEEEVEEATDGEEEEDDVPAAPPAPRIREPVGVKDLRPVAVPRSKPLPERRTADDSDYHLPAMALLERPIPLDRSLIEQSCREKAFVLEQTLNEFRLEVEVVSIQTGPVITVFELKLAPGIKVSQIQSLSNDMARALKAPAVRVVAPLPGRNTIGIEVPNLDKEKVRLREVMELSGARLEQCEIPLFLGKDPAGQPLLADLTRMPHLLIAGTTGSGKSVCVTSLIMSILMTRTPAQVQLILVDPKVVELSIYKDVPHLMCPIVTEVSKAEGILEWAATKMDERYALLAEAGVKDIKSYNRLGPAGLKERLGIEDETELAKIPVKLPYMVIMIDELADLMMMSPKEVEFYLCRIAQKSRAVGIHLIVSTQRPQANVVTGLIKSNLPCRIAFRVSSRLDSRIVLDQNGGELLLGQGDMLFLPPGSSKLVRSQGTFVDDDELRAVVKHCKGQGGPRFDPELVRIPSAGGGGAGSATERDDLFDEAVTLIIEAGRGSVSLLQRKLTIGYGRASRLIDQMYESGIVGEYKGSQAREVVVSMEEWEQIRAQRDREESAAEGD, via the coding sequence ATGGCGACCACATTGCGCACGGATGAGCGCTCGGCGGCGTTGAGGTTCTGCCTCGTGGCGCTGGGGTGGCTGGTCTGCCTCTTCGGCTGGGCCTGCCTCCTCAGTTTTCATGTGGCCGATCCGCCGGCCACCGTGATCTGGCAGCATTCGACCGACGTACGGAACCTCTGCGGTCCGTTGGGCGCCTGGCTGGCCTATCACGCCTTCGAGCTTTTCGGGGTTGCGGCCTACCCGATGATGGCACTGCTGCACGGTGCGGTGCTTGCCGCCGGCCGTCCGGGACGACTCAACGACCTCTGGCTACGATTTTTCGGAACGCTGCTTGTGCTGGCGTCCTCGGCGGCACTCGGTCGGGTGTTCCTCACGCCGACGGATCGCTGGACGCTCGACGGCCCCGGCGGGATCCTGGGCCAGGCGACCGCTGGCTTGTTGCTACCCTATCTCGATCAGTTTGGCACGGTACTCATTCTGGCACTCGTACTCCTCGTCGGGCTGCTGTTGGCCGCTGACAACCTCGTGATGGCTGTGCTGCGAGGCCTGCGCTGGGCCGGCACCCAGTCCGGGCCGGTCCTTGTCCGGGGCGGCACCGCGGTGGCGGGCGCCGGGGCGGCCGTGGTGCAGACCGTGGCGCATACCCTGACCACCCGCGAAGATGCGCCCCGCACCCATGTTCGTCCGGCCGGGGTTCGCGTGCTCAAGAACGTGCAGAGAGGCCGCGGAGATGCGGCCGGACCATCCCCGTCGCGTCGCGACCACGCCACCGTGGAGCCACCCCATGGCCGCCGTCCCGCGGCTGTGCCCGAACCGGAGGAGGCAGACGAAGAAGACGATCCGGCCGCGCTGGCGGAGGAAGAAGAAGAATTCGAAGAGACGGATGAGGAAGTCGTCGACGAAGAGTCCGAGGAGGAGGTCGAGGAAGCGACGGACGGAGAGGAGGAGGAAGACGATGTCCCGGCCGCGCCGCCTGCTCCGCGCATCCGCGAGCCCGTCGGTGTGAAGGACCTGCGACCTGTAGCGGTGCCGCGGTCCAAGCCCTTGCCGGAGCGCCGCACCGCGGATGACAGTGATTACCACCTGCCGGCGATGGCGCTGCTCGAGCGTCCGATCCCGCTGGATCGCTCGCTGATCGAGCAAAGCTGCCGTGAAAAGGCCTTCGTCCTCGAGCAGACGTTGAATGAGTTCCGGCTGGAGGTCGAGGTGGTTTCCATCCAGACCGGCCCGGTCATCACGGTCTTCGAGCTCAAGCTCGCACCGGGCATCAAGGTCAGCCAGATCCAGTCGCTTTCGAACGATATGGCCCGCGCACTCAAAGCTCCCGCGGTGCGCGTGGTGGCACCGCTGCCAGGCCGCAATACGATCGGCATCGAGGTCCCCAACCTCGACAAGGAGAAGGTGCGGCTGCGCGAGGTGATGGAGCTGTCGGGCGCGCGGCTGGAGCAGTGCGAAATCCCGCTGTTTCTCGGGAAGGACCCCGCGGGGCAGCCGTTGCTCGCCGACCTGACGCGCATGCCGCACCTGCTCATCGCGGGCACGACCGGGTCGGGTAAAAGTGTCTGCGTCACCAGTCTGATCATGTCGATCCTGATGACGCGTACACCGGCGCAGGTGCAGCTTATCCTCGTCGACCCGAAGGTGGTCGAGTTGTCGATCTACAAAGACGTGCCGCACCTGATGTGCCCGATCGTCACCGAGGTGAGCAAGGCCGAAGGCATCCTGGAGTGGGCCGCGACGAAAATGGATGAGCGCTACGCGCTGCTGGCCGAGGCCGGCGTGAAGGACATCAAGTCTTACAACCGCCTGGGACCGGCCGGCCTGAAGGAACGGCTGGGGATCGAGGATGAAACCGAACTCGCGAAGATCCCCGTCAAGCTGCCCTACATGGTCATCATGATCGACGAGCTCGCCGACCTGATGATGATGTCGCCGAAAGAAGTCGAGTTCTACCTCTGCCGCATCGCCCAAAAAAGCCGCGCCGTCGGCATTCACCTGATTGTGTCGACACAACGGCCACAGGCCAACGTCGTGACCGGCTTGATCAAGTCCAACCTGCCCTGCCGGATCGCGTTCCGTGTATCGTCGCGCCTCGACTCGCGGATCGTACTCGATCAGAACGGTGGGGAACTGCTGCTGGGCCAGGGTGACATGTTGTTCTTGCCGCCGGGCAGCTCGAAGCTCGTGCGCTCACAGGGCACCTTCGTCGACGACGATGAACTGCGGGCGGTGGTCAAGCACTGCAAGGGACAGGGGGGGCCGCGCTTCGACCCGGAACTTGTCCGGATTCCATCGGCCGGCGGCGGCGGCGCGGGCAGTGCCACCGAGCGCGACGACCTGTTCGACGAGGCCGTCACACTCATCATCGAGGCCGGCCGCGGCTCGGTAAGCTTACTTCAGCGCAAGCTGACGATCGGCTATGGCCGGGCGTCACGCCTGATCGACCAGATGTACGAGTCCGGCATCGTCGGCGAGTACAAGGGCAGTCAGGCGCGCGAAGTCGTCGTGTCGATGGAGGAATGGGAGCAGATCCGCGCTCAGCGCGACCGCGAAGAGAGCGCGGCTGAAGGTGACTAG
- a CDS encoding ABC transporter permease has product MAYGNPVLRQIESLGAAIVGMLERLGRFWVFSLFAMSFIVEELLSVRGWRRLLPQAYQIGTRSAPVVMLTGMFIGMVLTVQGWAQFDAAGMTDRLGAIIIISMCSELGPVLAGVMLAGRAGGALTAELGTMNVTEQLLALRSMGADPVRYLVTPRFIACVVLAPLLTCYANLVGTLGAYGVYLFYGGDASAFWYFARQTVELWDVHTGLFKSLFFGGAIGLLSCYNGFHCAPGAEGVGRACTRSFVSSFILILLLDLFLGVLLNGLYNRWYGFRSLI; this is encoded by the coding sequence ATGGCCTACGGCAATCCCGTGCTTCGCCAGATCGAATCTCTCGGAGCGGCCATCGTGGGTATGCTCGAGCGGCTCGGGCGGTTCTGGGTCTTCAGTCTCTTCGCGATGTCGTTCATCGTGGAGGAGCTGCTGTCGGTCCGGGGCTGGCGCCGGCTGCTCCCGCAGGCCTATCAGATCGGGACACGCTCTGCCCCGGTCGTGATGCTGACGGGGATGTTCATCGGCATGGTGCTGACCGTGCAGGGCTGGGCCCAGTTCGATGCCGCCGGCATGACCGACCGCCTTGGCGCGATCATCATCATCTCCATGTGTTCCGAGCTGGGGCCGGTGCTGGCGGGTGTGATGCTCGCCGGACGTGCGGGTGGGGCTCTCACGGCCGAACTGGGTACGATGAACGTCACCGAGCAGTTGCTGGCCCTGCGGTCCATGGGCGCCGATCCAGTCCGCTATCTCGTAACGCCGCGTTTCATCGCTTGCGTGGTCCTCGCCCCCTTGCTGACTTGCTACGCCAACCTGGTCGGGACCCTGGGCGCGTATGGTGTCTATTTGTTCTATGGCGGCGATGCGAGCGCGTTCTGGTACTTTGCGCGGCAGACGGTCGAGCTGTGGGACGTCCATACCGGGCTCTTCAAGTCGCTCTTCTTCGGCGGGGCGATCGGTCTGCTCAGTTGCTACAACGGCTTTCACTGCGCGCCGGGCGCAGAAGGCGTCGGCCGCGCCTGCACACGAAGCTTCGTCAGCAGCTTCATCCTGATCCTGCTGCTGGACCTGTTCCTCGGGGTGCTGCTGAACGGGCTCTATAACCGTTGGTACGGCTTCCGGTCGCTGATCTGA